The proteins below come from a single Natrinema sp. SYSU A 869 genomic window:
- the citE gene encoding L-malyl-CoA/beta-methylmalyl-CoA lyase — MTDDIRLCRTFQTAPAAVPKDDSAKYLTSALEAEGFQAPDWLVPDMEDGTAPDMKAEGLENTIEKVPQYDFPGEIWPRVEWSYEDEEYCEKGRNQIDRLVGELGDEIDGVVVPKVGRLADVQRAAEVVAEAEAEHGYDDGSIGLSIIIETGRARSDLREISKFGEDSRLTALVFGPVDYAAELGGRDLGDGMPRWDGLLEALSNEASAGGLLSIGGPFDDLFKERAGLTYYNADEYADQVEHEAQLGLDGSWSLYPKQTVQANTVHMPTPEELERDVHKIERFNEAKRKGTGAVTIDGQMVDEATFKNFRNTVQQVRAIDDIRPAQTEDYYDAALLSRARDLELSYR; from the coding sequence ATGACTGACGACATTCGACTCTGCCGTACGTTCCAGACTGCACCGGCCGCCGTCCCGAAAGACGACTCGGCGAAGTATCTCACCTCCGCGCTCGAGGCGGAGGGGTTCCAGGCCCCCGACTGGCTCGTCCCCGACATGGAAGACGGGACGGCACCGGACATGAAAGCCGAGGGCCTCGAGAACACTATCGAGAAGGTTCCCCAGTACGATTTCCCCGGCGAAATCTGGCCCCGCGTCGAGTGGAGCTATGAGGACGAGGAATATTGCGAGAAGGGCCGCAATCAGATCGACCGCCTCGTCGGCGAACTCGGCGACGAGATCGATGGCGTCGTCGTCCCCAAGGTCGGTCGCCTCGCGGACGTCCAGCGCGCCGCCGAGGTCGTCGCCGAAGCAGAAGCCGAACACGGCTACGACGACGGCTCGATCGGCCTCTCGATCATCATCGAGACCGGTCGCGCTCGCTCGGATCTCCGCGAAATCTCCAAGTTCGGTGAGGACTCCCGACTCACCGCGCTCGTCTTCGGGCCCGTCGACTACGCTGCCGAACTCGGCGGCCGCGACCTCGGCGACGGCATGCCCCGCTGGGACGGCCTGCTCGAGGCCCTCTCAAACGAAGCCAGCGCGGGCGGCCTGCTCTCGATCGGCGGTCCCTTCGACGACCTGTTCAAGGAACGCGCCGGTCTGACCTACTACAACGCCGACGAGTACGCTGATCAGGTCGAACACGAAGCTCAACTGGGACTCGACGGCTCCTGGTCGCTGTACCCCAAACAGACCGTCCAGGCCAACACCGTCCACATGCCCACTCCCGAGGAACTCGAGCGCGACGTCCACAAGATCGAGCGCTTCAACGAGGCCAAACGCAAGGGCACCGGCGCAGTCACTATCGACGGCCAGATGGTCGACGAGGCCACCTTCAAGAACTTCCGAAACACGGTCCAACAGGTCCGCGCGATCGACGACATCCGACCCGCACAGACCGAGGACTACTACGACGCGGCCCTGCTCTCTCGAGCACGCGACCTCGAGCTATCATATCGCTGA
- a CDS encoding SLC13 family permease yields the protein MAYVPLQAVEFSHSPLITFIIGLIAVIALLVWLDLPAFVGLIMAAFTVGVVNTVFVPDFGAADAGSRVAAAFGDNMAGIGIPILMAAVIGKSMLESGAAQRIVRGFQNVLGESNSDISLLGSSTFLAVPVFFDSVFYLMAPLARSMRARVGRDYTLFLVVVGAGAATTHVFVPPTPGPLAVAAEIDTDLGMTIAIGIATAIPAAILAGLVYGRWINARLDIPLRDTMSTTTEELEDVADKPTSTLPGMLEASAPIILAVVLIASLTIVEGFGDVLPSLEAIRPITAFLGDKNVALTVAALAAAYSFRRHNDLSRSEWADELTEALKSGGNIAAITAAGGAFGALLAASGIGDYLAGALEGVGIGLLVTAWLIAAIVRIAQGSATAAMLTAAGIMAPLTSQLGVHPAYLVMVIGAGANIFSWYNDSGFWLVKEIGGLTQAETLQTWTVLTTIISISGLLTTLIFSTLFPYPIEQLGAVLPL from the coding sequence ATGGCGTATGTGCCGCTACAGGCGGTGGAGTTCTCGCATAGTCCATTAATCACGTTTATCATTGGCCTTATTGCAGTCATCGCGTTGCTGGTGTGGCTCGATCTTCCGGCGTTTGTCGGGCTGATCATGGCTGCGTTCACCGTCGGCGTCGTCAACACGGTCTTCGTCCCCGACTTCGGAGCAGCGGACGCCGGGTCTCGAGTCGCGGCCGCGTTCGGTGACAACATGGCCGGGATCGGTATTCCGATCCTGATGGCCGCAGTCATCGGCAAATCGATGCTCGAAAGCGGGGCGGCCCAGCGGATCGTTCGGGGCTTCCAGAACGTTCTCGGAGAGTCCAACTCGGACATCTCTCTGCTGGGGAGCAGTACCTTCCTCGCCGTCCCCGTCTTCTTCGACAGCGTCTTCTACCTCATGGCACCCCTCGCGCGTTCGATGCGAGCCCGTGTGGGTCGAGATTATACCCTGTTCCTCGTCGTCGTCGGGGCCGGTGCAGCGACCACGCACGTCTTCGTCCCCCCAACGCCGGGACCGCTTGCCGTCGCAGCGGAGATCGACACGGATCTGGGAATGACGATCGCCATCGGAATCGCTACTGCGATCCCAGCGGCGATCCTCGCTGGCCTCGTCTATGGCCGATGGATCAACGCCAGGCTCGATATCCCGCTTCGTGACACCATGTCGACGACGACCGAAGAACTCGAGGATGTCGCCGACAAACCGACGAGCACCCTGCCGGGCATGCTCGAGGCCTCGGCACCGATTATTCTGGCTGTCGTCCTCATCGCGTCGCTGACCATCGTCGAGGGATTCGGGGACGTCTTGCCGTCGCTCGAAGCGATTCGACCGATCACCGCCTTCCTCGGGGACAAGAACGTCGCACTTACGGTCGCCGCCCTCGCCGCGGCGTACTCCTTCAGGCGACACAACGACCTCTCCCGTAGCGAGTGGGCCGACGAGCTTACGGAGGCGCTGAAAAGCGGTGGGAACATCGCTGCCATCACCGCCGCCGGTGGTGCCTTCGGTGCTCTCCTTGCGGCCTCGGGGATCGGTGACTATCTCGCAGGAGCCCTCGAGGGCGTCGGTATCGGCCTGCTGGTCACCGCCTGGCTCATCGCCGCGATCGTTCGCATCGCGCAGGGATCGGCGACGGCCGCGATGCTGACGGCCGCCGGTATCATGGCCCCGCTCACTAGCCAACTCGGCGTCCACCCCGCCTACCTCGTGATGGTGATCGGTGCGGGTGCCAACATCTTCTCGTGGTACAACGACTCCGGCTTCTGGCTGGTAAAGGAGATCGGCGGCCTAACGCAGGCCGAGACACTCCAGACGTGGACTGTCTTGACGACGATCATCTCCATCTCGGGGCTGCTAACGACCCTAATCTTCTCGACGCTCTTCCCCTACCCGATCGAGCAACTCGGAGCGGTTCTTCCGCTTTAA
- a CDS encoding uracil-DNA glycosylase, translating into MDEECRNCPALCETRTQVVHGYGDVGADFLFVGERPTARADETGVPFAGAGGSDGDGGLRRMLERLGLCDVTSPAGEPALENVYLTNLTRCRDPDRRPSDEEIGNCEPYLSAEIRMINPEILVPIGERALTELGVEYTTTPVDDLVLPDDHATRIRGRGFELVPMIDPREQTDDQTQAWLEAFAELMASDYRQTKGRQER; encoded by the coding sequence ATGGACGAGGAGTGTCGGAACTGTCCGGCGCTCTGTGAGACACGCACGCAGGTCGTCCACGGCTACGGCGATGTCGGTGCGGACTTCCTGTTCGTCGGCGAGCGACCGACGGCGCGGGCGGACGAGACCGGCGTCCCCTTTGCCGGCGCGGGCGGCAGCGACGGCGACGGCGGGCTGCGACGGATGCTCGAGCGCCTCGGCCTCTGTGACGTGACCTCGCCGGCCGGGGAGCCCGCCCTCGAGAACGTCTACCTGACGAATCTCACGCGCTGTCGCGACCCCGACCGGCGGCCGTCCGACGAGGAGATTGGCAACTGCGAGCCCTATCTCAGCGCCGAGATCCGGATGATCAACCCCGAAATTCTCGTCCCCATCGGCGAGCGCGCGCTGACCGAACTCGGCGTCGAGTACACGACGACGCCGGTCGATGACCTCGTGCTCCCCGACGACCATGCGACGCGGATTCGGGGCCGCGGGTTCGAACTCGTTCCCATGATCGACCCGCGGGAGCAGACGGACGACCAGACGCAGGCGTGGCTCGAGGCGTTTGCGGAACTGATGGCGTCGGACTATCGGCAGACGAAGGGACGGCAGGAGCGGTAA
- a CDS encoding helix-hairpin-helix domain-containing protein: MTDATTPIEATFELQRQSITQSRKLFEQGLELQENATETFLRNGFAAQRSAQRQGTELVREFLDAQFDAFESALDEDEYDIRSTVDEQFEDGAAQTQHMLNEQFEQSTDLFQQLLHAQFDALESALDGNGFDVRSTVDEQFGEFEQTQSEAWNEFEAEFIDAVDELTDQQRQLLVDSTESMLEAQRETEQQTVEGVRRAEDAAETVQQQTEDMAKTAQKRTESAVRTSQRQTEAVAETTQRGAQDLVGEAAEATEDIADETTSAIETATEQEVDAVQQNLQTLEGVGQTYADRLADAGIETVADLADAHADIVAEVAEISDDRASDWIEAAQSKK, from the coding sequence ATGACTGACGCGACGACCCCCATCGAAGCGACGTTCGAGTTGCAACGCCAGTCGATCACGCAGAGCCGAAAACTGTTCGAGCAAGGCCTCGAGCTCCAGGAGAACGCCACCGAGACGTTCCTTCGGAACGGATTCGCGGCCCAGCGAAGCGCTCAGCGGCAGGGAACCGAACTCGTCCGCGAGTTCCTCGACGCACAATTCGATGCGTTCGAGTCGGCACTCGACGAGGACGAGTATGATATTCGGTCGACGGTCGACGAACAGTTCGAGGACGGGGCGGCACAAACCCAACACATGCTAAACGAACAGTTCGAACAGTCGACGGATCTGTTTCAGCAGCTCCTTCATGCTCAGTTCGATGCTCTCGAGTCGGCGCTTGACGGGAACGGATTCGACGTCCGGTCGACCGTCGACGAGCAATTTGGGGAGTTCGAACAAACCCAGAGCGAAGCCTGGAACGAGTTCGAAGCGGAGTTTATCGATGCGGTCGACGAGCTAACCGATCAGCAACGACAGCTGCTCGTGGACTCGACCGAATCGATGCTCGAAGCACAGCGAGAGACCGAACAGCAGACCGTCGAAGGCGTCCGCCGCGCCGAAGACGCGGCTGAAACCGTCCAACAGCAAACTGAAGACATGGCAAAAACGGCCCAGAAACGGACCGAATCCGCTGTCCGGACGTCCCAGAGACAGACTGAAGCGGTCGCCGAAACGACCCAGCGAGGCGCACAAGACCTGGTTGGTGAGGCCGCCGAAGCGACCGAAGATATCGCCGACGAAACGACGAGTGCGATCGAAACGGCGACCGAACAGGAAGTCGACGCGGTACAGCAGAACCTCCAGACCCTCGAGGGCGTCGGCCAGACGTATGCCGATCGACTCGCCGATGCGGGCATCGAGACCGTTGCCGATCTCGCCGATGCACACGCGGATATCGTCGCCGAGGTGGCGGAAATCTCGGACGACCGAGCGAGCGACTGGATCGAGGCTGCCCAGTCCAAGAAGTGA